AACCCGAGTGCGAGCTTGCCCGCACCCTGCGAGTCGAGGAAGGCGTTGATCGGCTGCGGCGTCAGCGTGATGGTGATGCCCGCTTCGGCGGCGTCTTGTTGCACGCGCGTGACGATGGTGCCGAGGTCGACGCCGCGGTACGTAATCGCCGGGTACACGAGTTCAACCTCGGGATTCGCAATACCGGCGTCGGCAAGCAGCTGCTTCGCGCCGTCAATATCGCGCGCCTGCACGTCGCTCTCGGGCAGTGCGCCCGCGAATGCGGGGGGAACAAGGCCAGCCGCCGGCACCGCATCTGCACCGAACAGCTCGGCGATCGCTGTGCGATCCACTGCGAGGCTCAGTGCCTGCGAGAAAGCGGGGTTCGCGGTGATCTCGGAAACCGCGGGGTCGCGGTTCGCACTGAGCTGGTACGAGGTGTCGAGCGATCCCGATACCGTGAGCGTGTCGGGCAGCCCCTCGACCATCGGGCCGGAAAGGTCGAGAGCGATCTCCGCGTTCTTGGCCTTCTGAATGGCGAGTTCCTGATTCTGCACGTCCACGTTCTGAATTACCACACGGTCGAACTCGGGTGCCTCGCCCCAGAAGTCGGGGTTGGCTTTCAGCACGATCTTGGAACTCGGATCGAAGCTCGAAATGGTGTAGGCGCCCGAACCGATGGATTCCGTGTCGAGGGCGTTGCCGACGGTGTCTGCGGTTGCCGCGTCCTCGGCAGCACTCGCGCCCAGCTTCGTTGCTGCATCCGCGTTCATGATGCCGGCACTCGGCATCGCCAGGATGGTCGGAATATCCGGGTTGGGGATCTCCGACGTCACCACAACGGTCGAAGCGTCCGGTGCGGTGAAACTGAGGCCCTCGACCGTTTGAGACGGGCTGCCCTTCAGGTTCTTCAGTCGGTCCAGACTGAAGACCACATCCTCGGAGTCGAGCGTGCTGCCATCGGCGAAGACCGCATCGTCGCGGAGCGTGAAGGTGAACGTCTTGGCGTCGGCGGAGGACTCGAAGCTCTCCGCGAGCCAGGGCTGAGCCTCGGTGACGTCCGCGCCGTCGAAGGTCACGAGCGTGTCGTACACCGCGTGCACCGCCATCGCACCGGTTGCTTCGTAGACCGTGCTCGGATCGAGTGATTTCAGCACAAACGAGGTGCTCACCGTCAGGGTTTGGTTTCCTCCCCCGCCGGATCCTCCCTGGCTACCGCCAGCACATCCGGTCAGGGCCAGGGCCGCGATGGCGACCCCTGTGGTCACGGCTGCAAGCCGCGGACTCCGCAGTTTCATCGTACGCAACTACTTCCTTGTAATCTGTTCCTCGGTGACCCAGTTGGATCTAGCCCTCAACGCGACACTGACTCCATCAGAAACGAGGGCTGACGCCCACTATAGTTTATTCTCATCAAACTTTTTTAACGTAGTCGATCAAATGGTGCGCACGGGCCTGCCCGGGAGGCGGCGACACCGGCATACTTGCAGTAACGAAAGGGACGCCCATGCTCGGAGATCAGCTCCGCCGACTCCGGCGAGACGCAGGAATGACACTGCGGGAACTCGCCGAGAAGTCCGGACTCTCGGTCGGCATGCTGAGCCAGATCGAGAACGGCTCCGCAGACCCGAGTCTGGGGTCGCTCCGCAAGCTCGCAGCAGTGTTCGACGCCGACATTTCGTCACTGTTCAGTGACCCGGAGGTCGAGGCAGTCCACATCAGCGGCCCTTCGACACGGATGCGACTCATGACGCCCGGAGGCGAGTTCTCCTACGAGCGACTCACGCCGGGACGCGGCGACCTCGAAATGCTCCGCGCCGTCATTCCGCCGGGAGAGGCGACGTCCCCCCAATCGTGGAGCCACCCGTCTACGGAGTGCGTCTACGTGATCTCCGGCACACTCGACGTCGAGGTCGGAGGCACGAGCTACACGATTCAGGAGAACGAGTCGATCACCTTCGATTCCCGTCTTCCTCATCGATATCGCAATGCGACGCAGCAGGACACCACCATCGTGCTCGCGGTCACGCCGCCGACACCGTAAGCACCCAACGAGGATGCGCTGAGCCCTCCTCACACTTCGTGCGTGAGCGATTTCTGGTGCAGAACCAGGACTTCTTCCCGGAAATCGCTCACACCAGGACACGTGCGCGCGGGGAGCAGCGCCCTGTCTCGTGCAGTGCAGCGCGAGAAACAGCGGAACCCCTCACCGGGGTTCTGGCGAGGGGTTCTGCTAACTGGCGGAGGGTAGGAGATTCGAACTCCTGAGACGTTTCCGCCCACTTGTTTTCAAGACAAGCTCCTTCGGCCGCTCGGACAACCCTCCGCAGACGAGCTTAGCAAAGCGAGGCATCGCACCCGCGCCCGGCCGCCTCCGCAGCAGATCGCGATCGGCCCGGACAGCCCGGAGCGCGACTACCGCGCGAGCTCCGGGAACCGCTCCCGCAGTGCCGTGAGCAATCCGACCTCGTCGACCGTCCCGGTGACCCGACTCGCGACCGCCTGCACCTCGGGCACCGCCTGACCCATCGCGACGGCATCGCCGTGGCGCGCCGCCCAGCGGAGCATGTCGATGTCGTTGCGGCCGTCGCCCGCGGCGAAGACGCGCGAGGGCGCGATCCCGAGCTTCTCGGCCACGACCTCGAGTGCGCTCGCCTTCGTCACGCCGTCGGGCGCGATGTCGAGCCACGACGTCTGCCCGACCGCGTACGAGACGTGGGTGAGTCCGAGCGACTCGACCGCGCTCAGAAACTCTTCGAGGCGGTGATCCGGCGATACGACCACCACACGCGAGGCCTGCACCCCGAGCAGCTCCTCGAACGGCACCTTGCGCTGCGTCGACGGCAGGGTGCCGGTCGGGATCGATTCCGTGTACAAGAACCCGCCGTCCGCGAGCTCGACCGCGAACCGGGCGGTCATCAACTGCGTGCGGATCTTCACGAGCGCATCGCTCGGATCGAAGGCCTCGACGACCTCACGCCGATACGCCCGCGGTGCCAGCGCATCGCGCTTCAGCGTGACGGCGCCGTTGCAGGCGACGACCCACTGCGGCCTGATCCCGAGCAGCTCGACGATCGGCAGCGTCGCGTCGACGGAGCGGCCGGTCGCAACGACGACCTCGTGCCCCGACTCGTGCAGCGCTCGGATCGCGTGCGCCAGATCCGGGTCGATGAGCCCGCCCGCGGGATCGTCGCCCGCACCCAGCGCGCCGTGATTCAGGACGGTGCCGTCGAGATCGAGCGCGATGAGGTGCCGCTCTCCGTCGGTAACTCGTGCCAGCATGCCCTACGCCTTCTGCTCGATCGGGGTGAGGATCTCGAGCCCGCCGAGGTACGGCCGCAGCGCCTCGGGTACCACCACACTGCCGTCGGCCTGCTGATGCGTCTCGAGGATCGCCACCAGCCAGCGGGTCGTGGCGAGCGTGCCGTTCAGCGTCGCGACGGGCGCGGCCTTGCCCGACTCCGTGCGGTAGCGCGTCGCGAGGCGCCGCGACTGGTAGGTCGTGCAGTTGCTCGTCGACGTGAGCTCGCGGTACGCGTCCTGGGTCGGCACCCAGGCCTCGATGTCGAACTTGCGCGCGGCGCTGGATCCCAGGTCGCCCGCGGCCACGTCGATGACCCGGTAGTGCAGGCCGAGCGCCTGCAGCATCTCCTCCTGCCAGGCGACGAGGCGATCGTGCTCGGCCTCCGCCTCGGCGGGATCGGTGTAGACGAACATCTCGAGCTTGTTGAACTGGTGCACCCGGAGGATCCCGCGGGTGTCCTTGCCGTGACTGCCCGCCTCGCTCCGGTAGCACGTCGACCACCCGGCGTAGCGGATCGGCCCCTGTTCGAGGTCCACGATCTCATCGGAGTGATAGCCGGCGAGCGCGACCTCGCTGGTGCCCGTGAGGAACAGGTCCTGCTCGGGCAGGTGGTAGACCTCGGAGGCGTGCTCACCGAGGAATCCGGTGCCGTGCATGATCTCGGGCTTCACCAGCGTGGGGGTGATGAGCGGGGTGAAGCCGTGCGAGAGCGCGCGGTCGAGCGCCATGTTCATGAGCGCGAGCTCGAGCCGGGCGCCCACGCCGCG
Above is a genomic segment from Leucobacter rhizosphaerae containing:
- a CDS encoding ABC transporter substrate-binding protein, which codes for MSTSFVLKSLDPSTVYEATGAMAVHAVYDTLVTFDGADVTEAQPWLAESFESSADAKTFTFTLRDDAVFADGSTLDSEDVVFSLDRLKNLKGSPSQTVEGLSFTAPDASTVVVTSEIPNPDIPTILAMPSAGIMNADAATKLGASAAEDAATADTVGNALDTESIGSGAYTISSFDPSSKIVLKANPDFWGEAPEFDRVVIQNVDVQNQELAIQKAKNAEIALDLSGPMVEGLPDTLTVSGSLDTSYQLSANRDPAVSEITANPAFSQALSLAVDRTAIAELFGADAVPAAGLVPPAFAGALPESDVQARDIDGAKQLLADAGIANPEVELVYPAITYRGVDLGTIVTRVQQDAAEAGITITLTPQPINAFLDSQGAGKLALGFTPSSLNYPVAASLVNNMAPGAGTALRTGWTVERADPAVIAAGDAVLAATTIEERSGAMEEWQVQMNAHSPFIPLANNSGIAVATADLTNTEYSPAGWIVDLPRVGTK
- a CDS encoding helix-turn-helix domain-containing protein; protein product: MLAVTKGTPMLGDQLRRLRRDAGMTLRELAEKSGLSVGMLSQIENGSADPSLGSLRKLAAVFDADISSLFSDPEVEAVHISGPSTRMRLMTPGGEFSYERLTPGRGDLEMLRAVIPPGEATSPQSWSHPSTECVYVISGTLDVEVGGTSYTIQENESITFDSRLPHRYRNATQQDTTIVLAVTPPTP
- a CDS encoding HAD family hydrolase, translating into MLARVTDGERHLIALDLDGTVLNHGALGAGDDPAGGLIDPDLAHAIRALHESGHEVVVATGRSVDATLPIVELLGIRPQWVVACNGAVTLKRDALAPRAYRREVVEAFDPSDALVKIRTQLMTARFAVELADGGFLYTESIPTGTLPSTQRKVPFEELLGVQASRVVVVSPDHRLEEFLSAVESLGLTHVSYAVGQTSWLDIAPDGVTKASALEVVAEKLGIAPSRVFAAGDGRNDIDMLRWAARHGDAVAMGQAVPEVQAVASRVTGTVDEVGLLTALRERFPELAR
- the serS gene encoding serine--tRNA ligase, whose protein sequence is MIDPVLLRNDPETVKRSQRARGNDEAVVDQALAADASRRAALTEFESLRAEQNEFGKQVKSASKEEKPALIAQAQQLAAAVKAADARAKDADAAFDAVSARIENIVLDGVPSGGEENFVTLREVGAVPEFDFEPRDHLEIGEMLGAIDMARGAKVSGARFYFLRGVGARLELALMNMALDRALSHGFTPLITPTLVKPEIMHGTGFLGEHASEVYHLPEQDLFLTGTSEVALAGYHSDEIVDLEQGPIRYAGWSTCYRSEAGSHGKDTRGILRVHQFNKLEMFVYTDPAEAEAEHDRLVAWQEEMLQALGLHYRVIDVAAGDLGSSAARKFDIEAWVPTQDAYRELTSTSNCTTYQSRRLATRYRTESGKAAPVATLNGTLATTRWLVAILETHQQADGSVVVPEALRPYLGGLEILTPIEQKA